A genomic region of Lycorma delicatula isolate Av1 chromosome 4, ASM4794821v1, whole genome shotgun sequence contains the following coding sequences:
- the LOC142322813 gene encoding poly(A) RNA polymerase gld-2 homolog A-like, producing MSGFWRLYNANTQNYQGLQPQTPRHQVPLEGQMYNPPYEDIRFVEQPVMYQYVGVPETPFYTPPPVFTRPPPNVRQSLDHIYVPVFDASTMPSQNQSQPLGQHGPQFMKMPWPHTHKKPGWCHQPRRKIHNLQQTSTSAPTQPREERSKVSLNNKSTFTVDNSSSSSKSSGTIETVKKVISTQTPKSLGETSSGSRKSLNQSNSASNEGLQKQQSQHSKSQVGSVSSLAEVRDDLNTDTVMDIYMKIWWKVQQYITPCHYYMYGMTEQFTLSQNIWHKYLDYQEPIKNYFKKIIIWKKMYLLLKTKNSDYDLFLTGSTLSGLSDSNTDLNLYVKAPSRTGIPEHFDNLFHLTNMQSIFKSMKDIEGLRIIETVIPSLKLTVLNGLPVMVDITCNNSIALANSALLYGYTRCDWRLKPLYNIIKLWARHHSLTGKVIAMISGYTLQLLLIFFLQCGVSPPVLPCLQRIDKDNFDFENLTKVGQLDLFRYWSTAWISCNCMSLGELLIAFFTFYDDFDFTKNVISVRLGTPVLRTAYNHIYQNSLAQKEYVFVEEPFTRKNTSTLIHFNFAYLTLKKHLNAARSLLENTMDLNSIFSYQ from the coding sequence ATGTCTGGTTTCTGGAGATTGTATAATGCAAATACACAGAACTATCAGGGGTTACAACCTCAAACACCAAGACATCAGGTTCCACTTGAAGGGCAGATGTACAATCCACCATATGAAGACATCAGGTTCGTTGAACAACCAGTCATGTATCAATATGTGGGTGTACCGGAAACCCCATTTTATACACCTCCACCTGTATTTACTAGACCCCCACCAAATGTGCGACAGAGTTTGGATCACATTTATGTACCAGTTTTTGATGCCTCTACTATGCCTTCCCAAAACCAATCACAACCTCTTGGACAGCATGGACCACAGTTTATGAAGATGCCCTGGCCTCATACACATAAAAAACCAGGCTGGTGCCATCAGCCAAGAAGGAAGATTCATAATTTACAGCAAACATCAACATCAGCCCCAACTCAGCCCAGAGAAGAGCGATCAAAGGTATCTTTAAATAACAAGTCAACATTTACTGTAGATAATTCTAGCTCAAGCTCAAAAAGCAGTGGCACTATTGAAACAGTAAAGAAAGTGATTAGTACCCAAACACCTAAGAGTTTAGGAGAAACATCCTCTGGAAGCAGAAAATCCCTGAATCAAAGTAATAGTGCATCCAATGAAGGACTGCAAAAACAGCAGAGTCAACATTCAAAGAGTCAAGTAGGATCAGTTTCATCCCTTGCAGAAGTAAGAGATGATTTAAATACTGACACTGTAATggatatatatatgaaaatttggtGGAAAGTTCAGCAGTACATTACACCATGTCATTATTACATGTATGGAATGACAGAGCAGTTTACTTTATCACAAAATATATGGCACAAGTATTTGGACTATCAGGaacctataaaaaattattttaaaaaaatcataatttggaaaaaaatgtatctcttgttaaaaacaaagaattcagaCTACGATTTGTTTCTGACTGGATCAACTTTGAGTGGTCTTTCTGACAGTAACACTGATTTGAATCTTTATGTGAAAGCTCCAAGTAGAACTGGTATACCAGAACATTTTGATAATCTGTTTCACCTCACAAATATGCAATCTATCTTCAAATCTATGAAAGACATTGAAGGTCTACGTATTATTGAAACTGTAATACCTAGCCTAAAACTTACTGTTTTGAATGGCCTTCCTGTCATGGTTGATATTACCTGCAACAATTCTATTGCTCTTGCAAATAGTGCCCTCTTGTATGGATATACTAGATGCGATTGGAGATTAAAGCCTCTTTACAACATCATAAAATTATGGGCACGTCATCACTCTCTTACTGGGAAAGTTATAGCAATGATTTCTGGCTACACTTTGCAATTActgcttattttctttttacagtgtGGTGTATCACCTCCAGTGCTGCCTTGCTTGCAGCGAATCGATAAAGATAATTTTGACTTTGAGAATTTGACCAAAGTCGGACAGCTTGATTTGTTCAGATACTGGTCTACAGCATGGATATCATGCAACTGTATGTCACTGGGTGAACTTCTAATTGCCTTCTTTACTTTTTACGATGACTTTGAtttcacaaaaaatgtaatttcggTCAGATTGGGTACTCCTGTTTTGAGAACTGCGTACAATCACATTTATCAAAACTCTCTAGCTCAAAAAGAGTATGTTTTTGTTGAAGAGCCTTTCACTCGAAAAAACACTTCAACTTTGATCCATTTTAATTTTGCTTACCTTacattaaagaaacatttaaatgcAGCTAGATCACTACTGGAGAATACAATGGATCTTAATAGTATTTTCAGCTATCAATAG